Proteins encoded together in one Acanthochromis polyacanthus isolate Apoly-LR-REF ecotype Palm Island chromosome 12, KAUST_Apoly_ChrSc, whole genome shotgun sequence window:
- the abhd16a gene encoding phosphatidylserine lipase ABHD16A isoform X2, which translates to MAGWMWLRCVVGPHLQRIHRSPEQSRPEGRSGRRGWNYQARSLEKHTHSILGWASALWSLSYYSSPLLLCYLYRKGYICSSKLVPVSQYVGTVLVCLLGVACLRGWGRWKNSEYLQFISILEETKTNHTPANKKKLRCYDFDFTFWPSDFSWTEVSSPKLSKGGVSLLKPEPRLRGAADSVLNSVRTLPCHIISFLIAHSFGRRMLYPGSVGLLQKAMRPMLQQGQARLIEEFDGQRNKLVACDGNSIDTMFVDRRRDGGQKGQTLVICCEGNAGFYEVGCMNTPLEGGYSVLGWNHPGFGGSTGVPFPQNEANAMDVVIQFAIHKLGFQLTDIIIYAWSIGGFTATWAVMSYPEIQSIVLDASFDDLLPLALKVMPDSWRPLVQHTVRQYMNLNNAEQLLKYQGPVLLIRRTRDEIITTTGPEDIMSNRGNNLLLKLLQFRYPKIMTDEGIRVVRQWLGASSFIEEASVYSSYEVDDDWCTSVLQSYQADREVSFPWSVGEDMTVEGRRQLALFLARKYMQNFDTTHCTPLPATEFHSPWRL; encoded by the exons ATGGCCGGCTGGATGTGGCTCCGCTGTGTTGTAGGGCCTCATCTGCAACGAATTCACCGTTCACCGGAACAGTCTCGACCTGAAGGCAGGTCGGGGAGGAGG GGATGGAACTACCAAGCAAGGAGtctggaaaaacacacacacagcattctTGGTTGG GCGTCAGCTTTGTGGTCTCTGTCCTACTACAgttctcctcttctcctctgctATCTTTATAGGAAAG GCTATATCTGCAGCAGCAAGTTGGTTCCAGTGAGTCAATATGTGGGAACTGTGCTGGTGTGTCTTCTAGGAGTAGCCTGTCTTAGAG GGTGGGGGAGGTGGAAGAACTCTGAGTATCTTCAGTTTATCTCAATTCTTgaggaaacaaagacaaatcaCACACCAGCAAACAAG AAAAAGCTGAGGTGCTATGACTTTGACTTCACATTTTGGCCTTCGGATTTCAGCTGGACAGAAGTCAGCAGTCC GAAACTGTCCAAGGGTGGTGTTTCTCTGCTGAAGCCAGAACCCAGATTAAGAGGAGCAGCAGATAGTGTCCTCAACTCTGTGCGCACTTTACCATGCCACATCATCAG TTTCCTTATAGCCCATTCATTTGGGAGGAGGATGCTGTACCCTGGATCTGTGGGGTTACTGCAGAAAGCAATGAGACCCATGCTGCAGCAAGGCCAGGCTAGACTAATAGAAGAG TTTGATGGTCAAAGGAACAAGCTGGTGGCCTGCGACGGTAACAGCATCGACACAATGTTTGTGGATCGAAGGAGAGATGGGGGACAGAAAGGCCAGACTCTG GTCATCTGCTGTGAGGGGAATGCAGGCTTCTATGAGGTGGGATGCATGAACACTCCACTGGAGG GTGGCTACTCTGTACTTGGCTGGAATCACCCCGGCTTTGGAGGCAGTACG GGAGTGCCATTTCCACAGAATGAGGCCAATGCTATGGATGTGGTGATCCAGTTTGCCATCCACAAACTGGGCTTTCAGCTTACTGACATTATCATATATGCCTGGTCCATAGGAGGATTCACAG cCACTTGGGCAGTGATGTCATACCCAGAGATCCAGTCAATAGTGCTGGATGCCTCTTTTGATGACCTTTTGCCTCTGGCCCTTAAGGTCATGCCTGACAGCTGGA GACCGTTGGTGCAGCACACAGTTAGGCAATACATGAACCTCAACAACGCAGAGCAGCTTCTCAA ATACCAGGGACCAGTCCTGCTGATCAGGAGAACCAGAGATGAGATCATCACCACAAC AGGTCCAGAGGACATCATGTCTAACAGAGGCAACAACCTCCTGCTTAAACTGCTGCAATTCAG GTACCCCAAAATAATGACAGATGAAGGGATCCGAGTTGTTAGACAATGGCTAGGAGCCTCCAGTTTCATAGAAGAAG CGTCTGTATACAGCAGCTATGAGGTGGATGATGACTGGTGTACCTCTGTGCTGCAGTCCTATCAGGCAGACAGAGAAGTTTCGTTTCCATGGAGTGTTG GTGAAGATATGACGGTAGAGGGAAGGCGGCAGCTGGCTCTTTTCTTG GCACGGAAGTACATGCAAAACTTTGACACAACGCACTGCACTCCTCTCCCCGCCACCGAGTTCCACTCACCCTGGAGGCTGTAA
- the abhd16a gene encoding phosphatidylserine lipase ABHD16A isoform X1, with protein MAGWMWLRCVVGPHLQRIHRSPEQSRPEGRSGRRGWNYQARSLEKHTHSILGWASALWSLSYYSSPLLLCYLYRKVNRLTFGGTENGYICSSKLVPVSQYVGTVLVCLLGVACLRGWGRWKNSEYLQFISILEETKTNHTPANKKKLRCYDFDFTFWPSDFSWTEVSSPKLSKGGVSLLKPEPRLRGAADSVLNSVRTLPCHIISFLIAHSFGRRMLYPGSVGLLQKAMRPMLQQGQARLIEEFDGQRNKLVACDGNSIDTMFVDRRRDGGQKGQTLVICCEGNAGFYEVGCMNTPLEGGYSVLGWNHPGFGGSTGVPFPQNEANAMDVVIQFAIHKLGFQLTDIIIYAWSIGGFTATWAVMSYPEIQSIVLDASFDDLLPLALKVMPDSWRPLVQHTVRQYMNLNNAEQLLKYQGPVLLIRRTRDEIITTTGPEDIMSNRGNNLLLKLLQFRYPKIMTDEGIRVVRQWLGASSFIEEASVYSSYEVDDDWCTSVLQSYQADREVSFPWSVGEDMTVEGRRQLALFLARKYMQNFDTTHCTPLPATEFHSPWRL; from the exons ATGGCCGGCTGGATGTGGCTCCGCTGTGTTGTAGGGCCTCATCTGCAACGAATTCACCGTTCACCGGAACAGTCTCGACCTGAAGGCAGGTCGGGGAGGAGG GGATGGAACTACCAAGCAAGGAGtctggaaaaacacacacacagcattctTGGTTGG GCGTCAGCTTTGTGGTCTCTGTCCTACTACAgttctcctcttctcctctgctATCTTTATAGGAAAG TAAATCGTCTCACCTTTGGGGGaacagaaaatg GCTATATCTGCAGCAGCAAGTTGGTTCCAGTGAGTCAATATGTGGGAACTGTGCTGGTGTGTCTTCTAGGAGTAGCCTGTCTTAGAG GGTGGGGGAGGTGGAAGAACTCTGAGTATCTTCAGTTTATCTCAATTCTTgaggaaacaaagacaaatcaCACACCAGCAAACAAG AAAAAGCTGAGGTGCTATGACTTTGACTTCACATTTTGGCCTTCGGATTTCAGCTGGACAGAAGTCAGCAGTCC GAAACTGTCCAAGGGTGGTGTTTCTCTGCTGAAGCCAGAACCCAGATTAAGAGGAGCAGCAGATAGTGTCCTCAACTCTGTGCGCACTTTACCATGCCACATCATCAG TTTCCTTATAGCCCATTCATTTGGGAGGAGGATGCTGTACCCTGGATCTGTGGGGTTACTGCAGAAAGCAATGAGACCCATGCTGCAGCAAGGCCAGGCTAGACTAATAGAAGAG TTTGATGGTCAAAGGAACAAGCTGGTGGCCTGCGACGGTAACAGCATCGACACAATGTTTGTGGATCGAAGGAGAGATGGGGGACAGAAAGGCCAGACTCTG GTCATCTGCTGTGAGGGGAATGCAGGCTTCTATGAGGTGGGATGCATGAACACTCCACTGGAGG GTGGCTACTCTGTACTTGGCTGGAATCACCCCGGCTTTGGAGGCAGTACG GGAGTGCCATTTCCACAGAATGAGGCCAATGCTATGGATGTGGTGATCCAGTTTGCCATCCACAAACTGGGCTTTCAGCTTACTGACATTATCATATATGCCTGGTCCATAGGAGGATTCACAG cCACTTGGGCAGTGATGTCATACCCAGAGATCCAGTCAATAGTGCTGGATGCCTCTTTTGATGACCTTTTGCCTCTGGCCCTTAAGGTCATGCCTGACAGCTGGA GACCGTTGGTGCAGCACACAGTTAGGCAATACATGAACCTCAACAACGCAGAGCAGCTTCTCAA ATACCAGGGACCAGTCCTGCTGATCAGGAGAACCAGAGATGAGATCATCACCACAAC AGGTCCAGAGGACATCATGTCTAACAGAGGCAACAACCTCCTGCTTAAACTGCTGCAATTCAG GTACCCCAAAATAATGACAGATGAAGGGATCCGAGTTGTTAGACAATGGCTAGGAGCCTCCAGTTTCATAGAAGAAG CGTCTGTATACAGCAGCTATGAGGTGGATGATGACTGGTGTACCTCTGTGCTGCAGTCCTATCAGGCAGACAGAGAAGTTTCGTTTCCATGGAGTGTTG GTGAAGATATGACGGTAGAGGGAAGGCGGCAGCTGGCTCTTTTCTTG GCACGGAAGTACATGCAAAACTTTGACACAACGCACTGCACTCCTCTCCCCGCCACCGAGTTCCACTCACCCTGGAGGCTGTAA